From Colias croceus chromosome Z, ilColCroc2.1:
aaTTGGTACATACCTAGCTGtactgttattatttattttattatcaagtaAGTAAGTACTTTTTACAGATTTCacgaaaaacatttttgaaagCAGTAATTGGATGTTTACTAGGTAGGTGCATATTGattcaaaatatgaaaaaagaaaaacatatatAAACATAAAGCATAACTTTATATTTGAGTTAGAAGGATGTAACTAGTTACCTCCctctaaattaaaagaaagataaaaatcaaaattatggTACAGTTTACTTATATcttccttaaaataaaatatactcaaaaaaataaagcagGGATTATAGCATACTTATAcgaaacattatttaattgtcGAATATTAAAACCAATATCACTATAAGGGTAGAAGATTTGAGTTCCACCGATGCACCCATATTTCCCGCTTCGCTAGTCAAAGCCTGCGCCATCATAGATCACTTTAATATTCAGCCGGCCCTCTTATAACTAGATTGTTATGCAATTACACCATATCTATCTAATATGTTCAcgtaaatgtatataaaaacgATTATAAGCTTCTACTAATATGTGCAGATATAGGGTAGACTATACCTAGTAGGTAGCTACGAATGTAGGAGGAaggtatgaaaatatttagatttgttaaatttggttcaatattgtttataaGTAATGTGATATCATAATAGAGAAATGTTTTATCTTACAAATTTCAATCattactaaattaaattaacatgtACCTGACTagaaaacaacaaacaaacaaacaataaactttatttccaaaaaatatagaaaagctGTAATCCCGCCAATGTCTCTgtgtatcatattataatatatatgaatctaaatacttatgtatttaatatttctttattctgTGCCAAGCAAAATAAGGTTTCACCCGACGAATCTGCgtgcaaaataaattatttctattgcTAATGTTATTCTGAGGTATATCCTACATTCttgtaaagtttcatccaaatccgtcCAGTACAATTTACGTGAAAGAGAAAGACATCCATACTTTCAAATTTTgcacgtttataatattagtaggattaaatTCAAACAACCTTCAATCACTCTAGaataatttaagtttcttatcgtcggtaaaataattttcgaaattatttaaacgaTTGTTGAGGTGCTGAAATACTGCCTACAAAGAAATCCATAATacatatcccaccaaaaacataaatgtaaaatttggagccgagttcaatcgttgacttaatttgccaaaaaaagaaatgagatctaaatatgtgccaagttctgcagacagtccagaaatttatttacaaagatgtattaagttcttaggttgactgaaaactcaattgttttattttcctgattagttttgatctattttttaagactagtaaggtgaatatactattttctatttttttaaacttttccatttttccatacaaacaaaattaatgtcattgaaaaaaaaaattaaatacaaataaattcagtattttctgattttttcctttgtacactcactattacctagttgattacaaatttgaactttctaggtcatctggaagtgggttaggttttgtatatatatctataagtcagtcagtcttaaaaattgcgatttttggatattaatatctacgcaactgtttaatctgtatttatgaaatttaaggttcttgtttatcttgaggtcctcttgatatgtaccaaatttggtttatttaacttaaatagttttcgagttataagggggtgaaaagtggctcgaaatggttcgtgtaaatatacacacggctgctgctcgccagttctcttcgcttgaactcggcttgacacgctgccgcgtgtctagatttCATAAGCGAGCTGATACGCCTCGATTAGGTATATTTGGTTTTATGACAATTTGAActgttttgaaattatttttaagtgtagACAAATGGGTTGAAAATGGAtaggattataaataaaaaaacttattattttttatatttcactgtatttcaaaataatcatCATTCATCTATTGCAATAATTGGTGGGAAAATCAGCAAATCATATTTTGTATCGtgttttttaatcattttcggaataatttatttttcttgctTAAGCAGGTAGGTACCTCTAGGTaacttatgaataataaaaaaaagtaacaaGAACTGTTTTGCAAATTCACAAATTACAAatcgtatttaaatatttacaacttGATTGCTTATAATTAACCACTtacttatagataataacaaataacaataacaaatacatagtataatttCTATACTACCTAAATATACTTTACAATAATATCTttgattaatttcaaataatcaATAGTGAGGCTGGAATAGATCGACACTGATTCTAAAACCCGGTCCATATTCAAAGCATTTTTCTCAGCTACAGCTACGACGACACCGGCGGACAATCTTGCAGTGCAAATTGCTGAAATTCATGTAAATCGTGAATACCTACACTTAGTATATTACCTATGGAAGCTTTTCTAATATTGCATGTCAAactatgtttgtttgtctgtgtTTCACGGTACGACAAACGTAggtaattttttacataaaattaaattatcgtTTAATATTGtggcaaataatataaaaaactatgtatttactgtttaacttagaataatttacttgaacaaataatataaaaagctatgtactactgtttaacttagaataatttacttgaacaaataatataaaaagctatgtatttactgtttaacttagaataatttacttgaacaaataatataaaaagctatgtatttactgtttaacttagaataatttacttgaacaaataatataaaaagctatgtactactgtttaacttagaataatttacttgaacaaataatataaaaagctatgtatttactgtttaacttagaataatttacttgaacaaataatataaaaagctatgtatttactgtttaacttagaataatttacttgaacaaataatataaaaagctatgtactactgtttaacttagaataatttacttgaacaaataatataaaaagctatgtatttactgtttaacttagaataatttacttgaacaaataatataaaaagctatgtactactgtttaacttagaataatttacttgaacaaataatataaaaaaactatgtatttactgtttaacttagaataatttacttgaacaaataatataaaaagctatgtactactgtttaacttagaataatttacttgaacaaataatataaaaagctatGTACTACAGACTGTTtaacttagaataatttacttgaacaaataatataaaaagctatgtactactgtttaacttagaataatttacttgaacaaataatataaaaagctatGTATTTACTGTTGAACTTAAAATAATCTACTTGAAcactataaatgtaaaacttttGTAAAACTATATATCTAATAACTCAGGCTCCGGAACCACatacacaatagaaaatctattgtgttgtggaccgatcgggccgctcggggctcaatgggttaaggaaataaaaaggcttttttatttttatttttttatttatttatttattattgtggcGAAAAGCTTCCAAATGCAAATGACGATTgaaaaaaagtaacaaaatataatatgggGCCAAAGCTTAGATCATAAGTAATTAATGATCATTAGATCTAAGGGCCCAAGATAACTTTCCGATTAGTGAAAGTTAATAAGAAAGATtgattgatttaaatatttaaataatgattcaCAAACATCCGAATTACTCCATTgcggttttatttatttgtaaatcttttattgaaaattaatcgTCACGTCGACTATACGTacctatatacctaggtacgtattttgagctttattcaaataaattgtatactaaACTAGcataccgcccgcggcttcgcccgctttgtctaaaacctaataaattatatgctaaaaccttcctcttgaatcactctatctattaaaaaaccgcatcaaaatccgttgcgtagtttaaaaagatttaagcatacaaaggacatagggaaatagggacagctgagaaagcgactttgtttaatACTATGTACTTAGTGATAATATTCATACTTAAACGTAACATCAACTACTTTTGTTCATTTCTAGATATCTCTATCccgtttataatatgtttcatGAAAATTACTTACCAGACTTCGAGCCAGAGACTTTACAAATTTcttcatttattattgaagCTCTGTACTCCGCTAAGTCCATCGCATAACTGACTTCCATCAACAATTCTTTCATCGAAGCAGCCATTGCTATTACTAATGCTGTTTCTAAACCGTTCCACAATGGAAGTTTGAagtctaaaatataaatgactgttattttattttatttgtgccTACTTTGCTGGGCGTTACGTTACAAAATTTCACATCAAAACATTATTTCGTAAACGAAAAACACAGGTttatacaacaataatttGGTTTTCTACTAACGAAAGTGAATTTTTTTCAGTAGTTACACTTGCACTTATCCCTACTATATCATAATACAAgcaacaaataattatatgacaaaaatgtatatttacttaaaactCTCATTATTTCAAACTCGTGGCGGATCAATAATTGCGGGGTTGTGTAAATTTCATTTGTAGCAAGATAGAATATTAGAAAGTAAATGTCTAGGCCGCGTGCGTTCCTGCAGACTATTTTCGCAGCGATAAATATCGCGCAGCTCACGGTTAGTGGGAAATCCATCATAAGCTTCCTTTTGAGTTGGATTTTCACATAAAAGTCTGAAAGAAATGTTTGCATACTAGTATATGATCGCCTCTATATTACAAACGCATAAAGGTTAACCCATATAATGTGATAAatgaattttgaaaaatatttaaatgcagTTCTATTTCTATCCAATAGTAAAGGAATGTTCACTTTCAGCAAAAGTTGTTATCTCCAgtacatacttattttaagtacctacaccactattttttaatcagtACAAAAAATTTTCCAGGGTGTTAAGTATCTTTAACCAATCATATTTgtgtaagaaataattaaaaacactaacAAACAGAAATGTCCCAAAATTGTccacataaatatgtatgtaaaaattgttaaacctATAATTTAATCAATGACCCACTAGGTATTGTGTTGTAATTTTCTAGCGTACGATTTCGAGTAGGTCCGCGGCACTGCTCCATTGATAAATTCCGGCAAACTCGCATCGAAGCTCGCCATCCTTCACCCCGTCACCCCTTTCCCTCTGCGGCCTGCGCCCGCGTCGCACGGCGCACCCCAACGCGTTGCGACAAACAGTGCCATTGTTAGCGGAAGTGAAAACTTGCTTTTTTTCGACGCGTTTGTTTACGTTTTTCCCGGTACAATGTCATATGACATATCAATTCATATCACGGGATTATGTACTTATGCTTCGTGCGTACTGCGTACTTTTTGAGTGGAGAAAATGCGAGTGCAGCAGTACGTATGTACCGATAAGAGTACCCTAGTCCCGAACGCTCGATCGCCAAATGTACGAACCGTGGTAAATGCTTACCAGCAGGCGTTGTCACAAAATGTTTACGTGTAATGTACTAACGTATTTTGAAGAGGATCCTCGACGTAATACGAATGTCGAATCGCTGCGGTTCATGAATTTCTCACAGCGTAGTTTGGAAGTCAGTGGATCGGTCGAGGCGGGCCTGCAGCTCCTCGCTCACCTGACGTCACACCCTTGGACCTCTTTTTGTGGAGTGAAATTAAGTGAACAAAAGTGAGCCCGTGTCGAACAATTAAAACGGCGCATATTGGATGAAGTGAAAAGACAAAAAAACGTACCTACTTCTCtcgttaaaaaacaatttaataaaacgtgCACGTCTGTGTATTGACAATGGTGGTGGACAAGTGAAGATAATTGTAAATGCCAGCTGATTCTAACTTCTTAAACACTTAACACGCCAAAATCGTTTATTCTTTCAATACAGATTAGGTATTGTAAAAACGGCTGATTCTAACTTCTTAAATAcgccaaaatcgtttttttctTTCACAAACACACAACAAATGATTATATCTATGCTATTTATcgatattatgtaattgttACATCATACATATGATAATAAAGTATTCGCTTACATGTCCTTAAAGTTTTTgtactaattaaaaatagtggTGTATAAATAAGTGTAAGTAAGTAATCTATTTGTAAATACCTGAACATTTGCAATACTTCTCTACTTGTTCTGCGTAAAATTGTTCGATAATTCTACAGGCACTGCCTGGAATACTCTCCGGGTCTTGTAATAGTACTTTGGAAATGTCCCATATAAATTTACGTATTTTCGGTGGTAAAAACTTTTTGTTGATTTCTGCGGATGTGGACAAAGTATAActaacacacattttaatataagcaTTACAtcttatagtaggtacctaccaccTACAAGTGAGCCAATAAGCCTTCAATAAGCCATCTACCTAATTATgttctttaatttaaattatttttttcacaatgGAGTTTAAGGAGATAAAAACGACATTCGTATTTGCACTATCTAGGGGAGAGGGGGGCATAATGGGGACGTTAAGGAAAATACACAGTAACATGATCAAcgcaatgtatttattaattaaaatgaatcacaACACTTTGGTTACTTATTAAACTATCATTTGGCATAGAATTTGGTGATGTAAATAATCATATcacgttataattttaattttttgaaactaTTATGAAAACCCCATCGTGCCCCAGGGTAGGGGCAGAATGGGGTACGTATTTATTTTGCGTCACAATACAAGCACATGTGGATTTCTTCTGTATTGTCGTCATCTACACCAGCACAAGATATATGAGCCCACCGTCCACATAATTGACAAGCCACCCAACCTTCCGAAGACCTTAAATAGTTAGTGTGGTTCCCGTCAAGGCAGTACATGCACATGGTATCCTCGTCGGTATTCTCTTCAGAAGAGTCTTTTTGGGTCTTCTGTTTCTTAGAGTTCTTCTTTAACTTGGGGTCATTTGGATTAGAACATTTCTTCGTTCTCTTAAATTGTTCTCGTTTTTTCTAACATAACGGGATACCCCATCGTACCCCGTAGCCATGTCCCCGTTATGCCCCAATtctcacattattttaaataacaaatcaaataaaatgagtGAGGGTTAGAGTATTTTTGTTCAAaacatatcaataaataacttatcTGCAATAACAAAGTAAATACATGATAGTAGCAACATAAACACTTACCATTTTATAAGCGTATTCATAGTCACTCAAAATTACATGAAATTACGTTGAAAATCGTTTTTCCTATTAAAAATCAAACGTGCGCAGCCTTTCGCCGGTCACTTTCAGACTTAAGAGAGATACAAATTGGCTACCTATTAGCGAAAACAAAACACATCTAGACCGTATAGTTTTCTGTAAGTGTGGATGGCCCCGTCGTGCCCCGCGTCCCCGTAATGCCCCCCTCTCCCCTACGCACAAAggatattttaacttttatgtatttgagatttttatatttctagaaacaattattaaaaaaataactacatgTATAGTTAGTTACTTATCCATTATTTCGTAAAGATTTCGTACCATTTCCTTTTGTCACATCTTCTTTAATAATTGCTTTCCAGTATTCTCCTAATTCGTATTCATATTGTTCACGGAATTGGTGCTCCATgacgtttttttaataatttaattagataGTGTTGTTGTAGGcttacaaatatgtatatcaaagTATGGCACGTGTAACAGTAATAGATCTGTCGTTAGATTgacattttctttttcaagaGAAAACAATACTCATTTTGGCGGCACATtaatttgacatttgacaaatgaagtttaaaaattatgtatttttctgtggtattttttatagtcAGTTGATATCTCGGAGGAATTAACAAGCCTGGAGaagtaacaataattaattgaacgTTTCATATATAGTGGCTCTCTTTTATTCAATACCCTAATTAGTGCGATAGAAAGAGACAACACACTGTTATCGGCTTGGCATTCAAATCCACATGTACTTTTTGTTCTAAAAAGGTAGTGCTTGCCACAAATTTATCGAATACTAAAAtatcgataaataaaaaaattgagttATAAAATTGCTTCAAGATAATTTAAACGAATCTATTTGGAATTGTTCATTTACGATGCGTACTGACTGCCTTGCATTGTATGGTAgtggtatttataaaaaaatattattaggtatttcgGTTTAGGTTTTTTTATGGTTTCGTAAAAAGGTACGTATTTTTCCTGTTTTCATAGATTCATTCATAGAATTATACGGAACTCTTCGTACGCGAATCTGACTTCCACCTGGTTGATCATTTTACAAATCAATAATCGTATCAAGATcgtatcctactaatattatagaagcGAAAATAATGGACATTtgatactctttcacgtaaaaacctctgaatgagtttttatgaaactttacaattaaattttgatttatagtttaaacatCAGAATAACATATAGGCTACAATTTACTGCGGGAAAATAACTCATTCCCACgggaaaaaattgtttgtttgttcccAGAGAACTAGCGGGGCATctctagtttaaaataaatttcttcaaataaaacaaataaacatttaatttttttacaacattttaattCGATACTTAATTaccaaattacaatatttttttatttaaaatagatgcCACCGTAACCTTGTGGCACAGCATCTCTGCATAGCACTTTACTTTTCTTCCCGTCTAATTCGAAATGATTTGAACAAAGCCGAGAATGTTTCGAAGGCTTCCAATTTCACCTCTGCTATAGCTTTAACCCGTAcatcttttaatttttctcaATCCAGAAACCtgcaaataacaataaaatccatacttaaatacctttttttctCCTAACTTAAAACAGTCATTATCAATGAAGTACTTCGTTCCTACTAAAGTATCGATAATTGCACAACACTAAAAGAGGAAgtaatattttgcattttctCTCAAAAATAAGCTAATTATGATTTCATTTCAATGATCGAGGGTAGATAAAACATAgatgatttagaaaataacgtaaattcACTGATTTATACCACAATTAGTCAAAAATTGATCAAAATCACTAACCTGTGAAATGAAAAATTCCTATCTTCATCCGATTTCCCACTACTACGGCTTTTACAGCACACAAGACATATTATCTTTAGtcaattttcttttcataaaataacaaattaaactaaaacaatcgtttttcacttcaaaaaatataattaaaataaccaagCGTTAGTCACCAGACTGGTCACTAAAACAAATTGAAATGGCTACATGTCATTTCAAACTGTCGAACTGACATAATATATCTGTCCTCTTTTTTCGCATGACATTTTGCCATAAGCTAAAAAGGCCAAACTAGTGCTTTATTGTTCAATTAATTGTTACTTCTCCAGGCTAGTTAATTGCTCCGAgattgatattaaataataactattatagataataatattataattaaataatattataataaattgagaGAAATGAAAGTGTgttaacaaaaatgttattttaaacataagcTTTATTTATGACTAGATTACACCCGCGACGGCCGTCCGCGCTGATGTCGGtttttgcgtggatggtttaattctcatatatatattttatttttaaaatactaatgCGAAAAAGCTTTTTCAATACTATTCTATGATTGTAATTATCCATTTATCTTTATTcgtttgttaaaattaatctaaTTTTCTTAtctatttttctttctttcaatcCATCTTcttatcttcttaatatatataaatctcgtgtcacaatgtttgtcctcaatggactcctaaaccacttaaccgattataataaaattcgcacaccatgtgcagttcgatccaacttgagagataaaatacttagtttaaatctcaaatcgttttagagaaagcggcgaagccgcgggcggtaagctagtactttattatagactagctgtgcccgcgacttcgtccgcgtggaatagtgactgcatagtagttactacttatcttaaattattgagtaaacacagactaccataaataattaaaagaactgtaagtaaaatttattactaaactgagctaaacaatacaaaaaaaaatgccttattaattttctacgtaaaatttcttttaaattatgtcatattatttttaggcaccAGGGGGCAGGGGAGCAAATTTCTTTTCCTTCCttccttgtatggatgtttttaaatatgtatcgtgcagcaactgatcagcttaatcgatactcagtttttatcaaatccagCACAAAATCCAAATCAGATATTTCCTGAATCCTGTCTCACGCCTGTAGGTAGTAACTAAACCGTTTAgaccgtgcaataaaaattaaataaaaaaaaaacagcgctacgaagaaaagtgcatacatagaaaaaggaataaataatttcacaaacttcccgaagatttttaaaaataaataccattttaaatatttataaaaaaaaaacaaagtcatcGGGGCTGCCATACcaacatcatcataatatacctcattatcaaaatacatatatggtacttaattttaaagatcgttgggaagtttgtaaaataattatttattcctttcggTTTCTtgttttcatgtaatattttcaagtgagcgagacCTACCTACCTCTACCTCCATATTTcattcctacatcatattgatatctataagtttgttgctccttgacatcttttaagttgggccgtaaccgtgcacaaattgtaatggaccacagtggcaaaagaagtggtatacttaggaaaaaatattgccaagggccaggcctatgtagctttgagtagagttcaaaatttccagggtgtggctatcctctcgctcccatatcccctcttctttcacagactttcaacccttccctttccatccctagtaaatggcagaaccgattttgatgtaaaccatatctaattgtacctatatgtacacgtcatatcctgtagtttgatgctccatttggtttatttatccccactgtcacccctaaaaagccctaaatgtaataaacggatgaaccgatttcgataaaatatgactaattgtaattcacacgttgccctttcatattttgatatgccgcttgagtatattatttgacattttttttcattcccacttttacccataaaaaggtataataaatggatgaaccgattttgataaaacatgtataattaaactttacacgtcatgccctttcatatgatatgtcacttgagtatatttttgacaaattcatttttttattaccacttttatacctatattaaataaatggatgaaccgatttgttactgataggtcgttcactttcatttaatatatcacttaggtacttatatttgacaactttcgtttttttcattcccacatttacccctataataatatacctaggtataataaatggatgaaaaaaaccgcatctaattcggattacctgttag
This genomic window contains:
- the LOC123705520 gene encoding uncharacterized protein LOC123705520 isoform X1: MEHQFREQYEYELGEYWKAIIKEDVTKGNEINKKFLPPKIRKFIWDISKVLLQDPESIPGSACRIIEQFYAEQVEKYCKCSDFYVKIQLKRKLMMDFPLTVSCAIFIAAKIVCRNARGLDIYFLIFYLATNEIYTTPQLLIRHEFEIMRVLNFKLPLWNGLETALVIAMAASMKELLMEVSYAMDLAEYRASIINEEICKVSGSKSAICTARLSAGVVVAVAEKNALNMDRVLESVSIYSSLTIDYLKLIKDIIVKYI
- the LOC123705520 gene encoding uncharacterized protein LOC123705520 isoform X2, whose product is MEHQFREQYEYELGEYWKAIIKEDVTKGNEINKKFLPPKIRKFIWDISKVLLQDPESIPGSACRIIEQFYAEQVEKYCKCSDFKLPLWNGLETALVIAMAASMKELLMEVSYAMDLAEYRASIINEEICKVSGSKSAICTARLSAGVVVAVAEKNALNMDRVLESVSIYSSLTIDYLKLIKDIIVKYI